From the Manis javanica isolate MJ-LG chromosome 11, MJ_LKY, whole genome shotgun sequence genome, one window contains:
- the NABP2 gene encoding SOSS complex subunit B1 isoform X2, with protein MGCQSSGSMTTETFVKDIKPGLKNLNLIFIVLETGRVTKTKDGHEVRTCKVADKTGSINISVWDDVGNLIQPGDIIRLTKGYASVFKGCLTLYTGRGGDLQKIGEFCMVYSEVPNFSEPNPEYSTQQAPNRTVQNDSSPTTPQPTTGPPAASPASESQNGNGLSAPPGPGGGPHPTHTPPHTPSTRITRSQPNHTPAGSPGSSNNPVSNGKETRRSSKR; from the exons A TGGGGTGCCAAAGCTCGGGAAGCATGACGACGGAGACCTTCGTGAAGGATATCAAGCCCGGGCTTAAGAATCTGAACCTCATCTTCATTGTACTGGAGACAG GCCGAGTGACCAAGACAAAGGACGGGCACGAGGTTCGGACCTGCAAAGTGGCAGACAAAACGGGCAGCATCAATATCTCTGTCTGGGACGACGTGGGCAACCTGATCCAACCTGGAGACATTATCCGGCTCACCAAAGG GTATGCTTCAGTGTTCAAAGGTTGTCTGACACTATACACTGGCCGTGGGGGTGatcttcaaaagattggaga ATTCTGTATGGTTTATTCTGAGGTCCCTAACTTCAGTGAGCCAAACCCGGAGTACAGCACCCAGCAGGCACCTAACAGGACG GTGCAGAACGACAGCAGCCCTACCACCCCCCAGCCTACCACTGGACCTCCTGCTGCTTCTCCAG CCTCTGAGAGCCAGAACGGGAATGGACTGAGTGCCCCGCCAGGTCCTGGTGGCGGTCCACACCCCACACATACACCCCCACACACCCCCAGCACCCGCATTACCCGAAGCCAGCCCAACCACACACCTGCTGGCTCTCCTGGCTCCTCCAACAACCCTGTCAGTAACGGCAAAGAAACCCGGAGGAGCAGCAAGAGATAG
- the NABP2 gene encoding SOSS complex subunit B1 isoform X3: MTTETFVKDIKPGLKNLNLIFIVLETGRVTKTKDGHEVRTCKVADKTGSINISVWDDVGNLIQPGDIIRLTKGYASVFKGCLTLYTGRGGDLQKIGEFCMVYSEVPNFSEPNPEYSTQQAPNRTVQNDSSPTTPQPTTGPPAASPASESQNGNGLSAPPGPGGGPHPTHTPPHTPSTRITRSQPNHTPAGSPGSSNNPVSNGKETRRSSKR, from the exons ATGACGACGGAGACCTTCGTGAAGGATATCAAGCCCGGGCTTAAGAATCTGAACCTCATCTTCATTGTACTGGAGACAG GCCGAGTGACCAAGACAAAGGACGGGCACGAGGTTCGGACCTGCAAAGTGGCAGACAAAACGGGCAGCATCAATATCTCTGTCTGGGACGACGTGGGCAACCTGATCCAACCTGGAGACATTATCCGGCTCACCAAAGG GTATGCTTCAGTGTTCAAAGGTTGTCTGACACTATACACTGGCCGTGGGGGTGatcttcaaaagattggaga ATTCTGTATGGTTTATTCTGAGGTCCCTAACTTCAGTGAGCCAAACCCGGAGTACAGCACCCAGCAGGCACCTAACAGGACG GTGCAGAACGACAGCAGCCCTACCACCCCCCAGCCTACCACTGGACCTCCTGCTGCTTCTCCAG CCTCTGAGAGCCAGAACGGGAATGGACTGAGTGCCCCGCCAGGTCCTGGTGGCGGTCCACACCCCACACATACACCCCCACACACCCCCAGCACCCGCATTACCCGAAGCCAGCCCAACCACACACCTGCTGGCTCTCCTGGCTCCTCCAACAACCCTGTCAGTAACGGCAAAGAAACCCGGAGGAGCAGCAAGAGATAG